Proteins co-encoded in one Brassica oleracea var. oleracea cultivar TO1000 chromosome C4, BOL, whole genome shotgun sequence genomic window:
- the LOC106342961 gene encoding IRK-interacting protein-like encodes MQPSGLKETQLNNNNNNQKVHPQPMEQQQSINQNPEAMEALISNLFGNISSLKSAYIQLQSAHTPYDPDKIQEADKVVISELKSLSELKHLYRENNPKPVCVSPQDSRLAAEIQEQQSLLKTYEVMVKKFQSEIQNKDSEIKQMMEKIEEANQKRLKLEKNLKLRGMGDGGGGGGMEFPDLTVELFMSNYEAAAKAVHDFSKPMINMMKAAGWDLDSAAESIEHGVDYAKRPHKKYAFESYICQRMFSGFQQRTFSLDSERTATMDDDDDDDDTETFFRQFLSLKDMDPLDALCANPDSNFGKFCRGKYLVLIHPKMEASFFGNLDQRDYVAGGGHPRTGFYQAFLKLAKSVWILHRLAYSFDPAAKIFQVKKGSEFSDSYMESVLKNIVVDEKGESPRVGLMVMPGFWIGGSVVQSRVYVSGVKVVE; translated from the coding sequence ATGCAACCTAGTGGGTTGAAAGAAACCCAACTCAACAACAACAACAACAACCAGAAGGTTCATCCACAACCAATGGAACAACAACAATCTATCAACCAAAACCCTGAAGCTATGGAAGCTCTCATCTCCAACCTCTTCGGCAACATCTCCTCCTTAAAATCCGCTTACATCCAGCTCCAATCCGCTCACACTCCTTACGACCCCGACAAGATCCAAGAAGCAGACAAGGTCGTCATCTCCGAGCTCAAGAGCCTCTCCGAACTCAAACACCTCTACAGAGAGAACAACCCCAAGCCTGTCTGCGTCTCTCCGCAAGACTCTCGTTTAGCCGCGGAGATCCAAGAGCAGCAGAGTCTGCTGAAGACTTACGAGGTCATGGTGAAGAAGTTCCAGTCCGAGATTCAGAACAAGGACTCCGAGATCAAGCAGATGATGGAGAAGATCGAGGAAGCGAATCAGAAGCGTCTTAAGCTTGAGAAGAATCTCAAGTTAAGGGGAATGGGAGATGGTGGTGGTGGTGGTGGTATGGAGTTTCCTGACTTGACCGTTGAGCTCTTCATGTCTAATTACGAAGCTGCTGCCAAAGCGGTTCATGACTTCTCCAAGCCGATGATCAATATGATGAAAGCGGCGGGGTGGGATCTTGACTCTGCGGCTGAGTCCATCGAGCATGGTGTTGATTACGCCAAGAGGCCTCACAAGAAGTACGCGTTTGAGTCGTACATATGCCAGAGGATGTTCAGTGGGTTTCAGCAGAGAACTTTCTCATTAGACTCTGAGAGGACTGCAACAATGGATGATGACGATGACGACGACGACACTGAGACGTTCTTCCGTCAGTTTCTTTCTCTAAAGGACATGGATCCACTAGACGCTCTGTGTGCAAACCCGGATTCCAACTTTGGCAAGTTCTGCAGGGGGAAGTACCTCGTCTTGATCCACCCGAAGATGGAAGCTTCTTTCTTTGGGAACCTGGACCAGCGTGACTACGTGGCGGGAGGCGGACACCCGAGGACAGGGTTTTACCAGGCGTTCTTGAAGCTTGCCAAGTCGGTGTGGATCTTGCACAGGCTGGCTTACTCTTTTGATCCGGCTGCAAAGATCTTCCAAGTGAAGAAGGGTAGTGAGTTCTCTGACTCGTACATGGAGAGTGTTTTGAAGAATATAGTTGTGGATGAGAAGGGGGAGAGCCCAAGAGTTGGGCTTATGGTGATGCCTGGGTTTTGGATTGGTGGAAGTGTGGTTCAGAGCAGGGTTTATGTCTCTGGTGTGAAGGTCGTTGAGTGA